Proteins found in one Paenibacillus borealis genomic segment:
- a CDS encoding PadR family transcriptional regulator: MSMKLLILGLLLERDMHPYEITLVMKERTMDQFIKLQMGSLYYAVDKLAEGGHIEAVEVIRSTDRPDKTIYRITDKGKELMEQLILQQIKKSDQLHHPLYMALALSRYIDQEKVEKLLEERIREAEHQVNFAYQVYEEHISIVPRSALHLMYGRYEHSLTELKWLKRLHEDVVARRMSDKGSPIIP, from the coding sequence ATGTCCATGAAGCTGCTGATTCTGGGGCTGCTGCTGGAACGGGATATGCATCCTTATGAGATTACACTGGTCATGAAGGAACGCACGATGGACCAGTTCATTAAGCTGCAGATGGGCTCCTTGTATTATGCAGTCGACAAGCTGGCCGAGGGCGGCCATATTGAAGCTGTAGAGGTCATCCGCAGTACGGACCGGCCGGATAAAACGATCTACCGGATTACGGACAAGGGCAAGGAATTGATGGAACAGCTCATTCTGCAGCAGATTAAGAAAAGTGATCAGCTGCATCATCCGCTGTACATGGCCCTGGCCCTCTCCCGCTACATTGATCAGGAGAAGGTGGAGAAGCTGCTGGAGGAACGCATCCGCGAAGCGGAGCATCAGGTGAACTTCGCTTACCAGGTGTACGAGGAGCATATCTCCATTGTGCCCCGCTCGGCACTGCATCTGATGTACGGCCGGTACGAGCACAGTCTGACCGAGCTGAAATGGCTGAAGCGGCTTCATGAGGATGTTGTGGCCCGCAGGATGAGTGACAAAGGCAGCCCGATTATTCCTTAA
- the sipW gene encoding signal peptidase I SipW, with product MNIKKIASTTLSTLIFIVFLVLVTAVVISKASGGEPSFFGYQIKTVLSGSMEPGIQTGSIVAIKPGGDMTRFQKGDVITFMNPDNLLITHRVVDASINTAIGEATYTTKGDNNDAADTSAVSSTNIVGQYTGVTVPYVGYAMNFAVSKAGSVLLMIVPGLLLLLYALYSSWKAVAALEKKNAGPSATGGPDTLPDIVQ from the coding sequence ATGAACATCAAAAAGATAGCCAGCACCACTTTGTCCACACTGATATTTATAGTTTTTCTGGTGCTGGTAACAGCAGTAGTCATCTCTAAAGCCTCCGGAGGTGAACCTTCCTTCTTCGGCTATCAGATCAAGACGGTGTTATCCGGATCCATGGAGCCGGGCATCCAGACCGGATCGATCGTAGCCATCAAGCCGGGCGGGGATATGACCCGGTTTCAAAAGGGCGATGTGATTACATTCATGAATCCCGACAACCTCCTGATTACGCACCGCGTTGTCGACGCTTCAATAAACACTGCCATAGGCGAGGCCACCTATACCACCAAAGGCGACAATAACGATGCAGCCGATACCTCGGCGGTCAGCTCAACGAATATTGTTGGCCAATATACCGGCGTAACTGTCCCTTATGTGGGATATGCCATGAACTTTGCGGTCTCCAAAGCCGGAAGTGTACTGCTGATGATTGTACCAGGACTGCTCCTGCTCCTCTATGCGCTGTACTCCTCCTGGAAAGCCGTTGCGGCACTGGAGAAGAAGAATGCAGGGCCATCCGCGACCGGCGGACCGGATACCCTTCCAGACATTGTGCAATAA
- a CDS encoding 2-oxoglutarate dehydrogenase E1 component, whose translation MAVKDPYNASVWSKYYGPNLGYIQEKYEQFVKDPSSVEQHYRDLFTVSGPPPLAPDAVKTPQPAVSGDAEWLKKAVKASKLMANIRIYGHMAADIDPLERSSNPMAKWLEIETYELTREDLNALPASLIWENAPDGVHTAMDAVHRMRQAYTQTIAYEFGHVHDERELRWLNSQAESTTSPAPLNNTERKELLKRLIQVEQFETFLHKTFVGQKRFSLEGNDALVPMLDEIVRAAAHDGAEHILMGMAHRGRLNVLAHILGKPYDIIFSEFHHSPNKELFPSEGSMGVTYGWTGDVKYHLGADRAVREGETVRTRITLANNPSHLEFVNPVVEGFTRAAQEERGTPGLPKLNTNKAMAVLMHGDAAFPGEGIVAETLNIGKLTGYQNGGTVHIIVNNRIGFTTESEDSRSTHYASDLAKGYEIPVVHVNADDPEACIAAVRMASAYRHLFKKDFLIDLIGYRRHGHNEMDDPETTQPMVYGKVRNHPTVYRVYAERLQREKVVTEEDVKSMIAEAENVLQQAFEQMKEGKQKNAESKTSVALDTGTPVHRPTAVPLASLQEINRELLSVPDGFTVYPKLERILQRRKDALNDGERVDWALAETLAFATILKDGTPIRLSGQDSQRGTFAHRHLVLHDSESGALFSPLHQLKDSRASFGVYNSPLSEASVLGYEYGYNVFAPETFVLWEAQYGDFANAAQVIIDQFISAGRAKWTQRSNLAILLPHGYEGQGPEHSSGRLERYLQLSAEENWTVANLTSAAQYFHLLRRQAALCGQPDARPLVIMAPKSLIRNPRSTSAGADLASGSFQPVLPEPLLGSKPEEVKRLVVCSGKVAIDLQTELEAARGQDFSWLHILRLEQLYPFPERELGAHLSSFRSLQEIIWVQEEPKNMGGWSYAEPRLRAIAPQNVAVQYIGRPERSSPASGYADVHSFEQRRIVREALKLNAQIQAPVPSS comes from the coding sequence ATGGCCGTCAAAGATCCCTATAACGCATCTGTCTGGAGCAAGTATTACGGTCCCAATCTGGGCTACATCCAGGAGAAATACGAGCAGTTTGTCAAGGACCCCTCATCTGTAGAACAACATTACCGCGATCTGTTTACCGTATCCGGCCCGCCTCCCCTGGCACCGGATGCCGTCAAGACTCCACAGCCTGCCGTTTCCGGAGATGCGGAATGGCTTAAGAAGGCTGTTAAAGCTTCCAAGCTGATGGCCAACATCCGGATATACGGCCATATGGCTGCTGATATCGATCCGCTCGAGCGGAGCAGCAACCCTATGGCGAAATGGCTGGAGATCGAAACCTATGAGCTGACGCGCGAGGATCTGAACGCGCTCCCTGCTTCTCTGATCTGGGAGAATGCCCCTGACGGTGTGCATACGGCAATGGATGCCGTCCACAGAATGCGCCAGGCTTACACTCAGACCATTGCCTATGAATTCGGGCATGTGCATGACGAACGTGAGCTGCGCTGGCTCAACAGCCAGGCAGAATCCACAACATCGCCTGCTCCGCTGAACAATACGGAACGCAAAGAGCTGCTGAAACGCCTGATTCAGGTAGAGCAGTTCGAGACCTTCCTCCACAAGACATTTGTTGGCCAGAAGCGCTTCAGCCTCGAAGGCAATGATGCCCTCGTGCCTATGCTGGATGAAATTGTCCGTGCTGCCGCACATGACGGCGCAGAGCATATCCTGATGGGTATGGCCCACCGCGGAAGACTTAATGTGCTTGCCCACATTCTGGGCAAACCTTATGATATTATTTTCTCGGAATTCCACCATTCGCCGAACAAGGAGCTGTTCCCGTCTGAAGGCTCCATGGGTGTCACCTACGGCTGGACCGGGGATGTGAAATACCATCTTGGCGCCGACCGCGCCGTCCGCGAAGGCGAAACCGTGCGTACCCGCATCACGCTTGCGAACAACCCGAGCCATCTCGAGTTCGTGAATCCGGTCGTTGAAGGCTTCACGCGTGCTGCCCAGGAAGAACGGGGTACCCCGGGCCTGCCTAAGCTGAATACGAACAAAGCCATGGCCGTGCTTATGCATGGCGATGCCGCCTTCCCTGGTGAAGGCATTGTCGCCGAAACACTTAATATCGGCAAATTGACAGGTTATCAGAATGGCGGGACCGTGCATATTATCGTCAATAACCGGATCGGCTTCACCACCGAAAGTGAAGATTCCCGCTCCACGCATTATGCCAGCGATCTGGCCAAAGGCTACGAGATTCCGGTAGTGCATGTCAACGCCGATGATCCCGAGGCTTGTATTGCAGCTGTCCGTATGGCCAGTGCTTACCGCCATTTGTTCAAAAAGGATTTCCTGATTGATCTGATCGGCTACCGCCGCCACGGACATAATGAAATGGATGATCCGGAAACCACCCAGCCGATGGTCTATGGCAAGGTCCGCAACCACCCTACCGTCTACCGTGTGTATGCCGAGCGCCTGCAGCGCGAGAAGGTTGTTACCGAAGAAGATGTGAAGAGCATGATTGCCGAGGCTGAGAATGTGCTGCAGCAGGCCTTCGAGCAGATGAAGGAAGGGAAGCAGAAGAACGCCGAGTCTAAGACCTCGGTCGCCCTGGATACAGGTACACCAGTGCACCGCCCTACAGCGGTTCCGCTGGCCAGCCTGCAGGAGATTAACCGCGAGCTGCTGAGCGTACCGGATGGCTTCACGGTCTATCCGAAGCTGGAGCGGATTCTGCAGCGGCGCAAGGATGCGCTGAATGACGGTGAACGGGTGGACTGGGCGCTGGCCGAGACTCTGGCCTTCGCTACTATTCTGAAGGACGGTACACCGATCCGCCTCAGCGGACAGGATTCCCAGCGCGGTACCTTCGCCCACCGTCACCTTGTACTGCATGACAGCGAGAGCGGAGCACTCTTCTCCCCTCTTCATCAGCTTAAGGATTCCCGCGCCTCCTTCGGCGTCTACAACAGCCCGCTGTCAGAAGCCTCTGTTCTCGGCTATGAATACGGCTATAATGTATTTGCACCGGAGACCTTCGTGCTCTGGGAAGCGCAATACGGCGACTTCGCCAATGCCGCCCAGGTTATTATAGACCAGTTCATCTCCGCCGGACGCGCCAAGTGGACACAACGCAGCAATCTTGCGATTCTCCTGCCGCATGGATATGAAGGCCAGGGACCGGAACACTCCAGCGGCAGGCTGGAACGTTATCTGCAGCTCTCCGCTGAGGAGAACTGGACCGTAGCCAACCTGACCAGCGCCGCCCAGTATTTCCATCTGCTGCGCCGCCAGGCAGCACTCTGCGGACAGCCGGATGCCCGGCCGCTGGTGATCATGGCACCGAAGAGCCTGATCCGCAATCCGCGCAGCACTTCGGCCGGTGCCGATCTCGCCTCCGGCAGCTTCCAGCCGGTGCTTCCGGAACCGCTGCTCGGCAGCAAGCCCGAAGAAGTCAAGCGCCTGGTGGTATGCAGCGGTAAGGTCGCCATCGACCTGCAGACGGAGCTGGAAGCCGCCCGCGGACAGGACTTCTCCTGGCTGCATATTCTCCGCCTGGAGCAGCTGTACCCGTTCCCGGAACGTGAGCTTGGCGCACATCTCAGCTCGTTCCGCTCCCTGCAGGAAATCATCTGGGTGCAGGAAGAACCGAAGAATATGGGCGGGTGGAGCTACGCCGAACCCCGGCTGCGCGCCATTGCCCCGCAGAATGTTGCTGTCCAGTATATCGGCCGTCCGGAGCGTTCCAGCCCGGCCAGCGGTTATGCGGATGTGCACAGCTTCGAGCAGCGGCGCATCGTTAGGGAAGCCCTGAAATTGAACGCTCAAATACAAGCACCAGTACCGTCTTCCTGA
- a CDS encoding TasA family protein — protein MNVKKTLGLGVVSAALGLTLVGGGTFAYFSSTSTTAASFNNGTLLLNSDPSVIVNLSNLKPGDTILRDFKLKNDGTLNIPKVVLRTSSVITDAQGDNGAHNLKDDIIVTFLVNKDKVTSPVLVISLSDLEQQSPDLVAKGILGGIFGVENGGIKAGTSDNLSVQFAFKETFQPQNYYQGDTLALTLNFEANQEKGALK, from the coding sequence ATGAACGTTAAAAAAACATTAGGTCTCGGCGTTGTATCGGCAGCATTAGGATTAACCCTGGTCGGCGGGGGAACCTTCGCTTACTTCAGCAGTACCTCCACCACTGCTGCTTCTTTTAACAACGGAACTTTACTTCTTAATTCGGACCCCTCCGTTATTGTCAATCTCAGCAATCTTAAGCCAGGGGATACGATCCTAAGAGATTTCAAATTGAAAAATGACGGAACGCTCAATATTCCCAAAGTTGTTCTGCGCACCTCGTCAGTCATTACAGATGCCCAGGGAGATAACGGCGCCCATAATCTCAAAGACGATATTATCGTGACCTTCCTTGTTAACAAGGATAAGGTAACATCGCCTGTCCTGGTCATTTCACTGTCCGACCTGGAGCAGCAAAGTCCGGATCTTGTAGCTAAGGGAATTCTCGGGGGAATCTTTGGTGTAGAAAACGGAGGCATTAAAGCAGGCACTTCAGATAATCTGAGCGTACAGTTTGCCTTTAAGGAAACCTTCCAGCCGCAAAACTATTATCAAGGCGATACCCTGGCACTGACCCTGAACTTCGAAGCCAATCAGGAAAAAGGCGCTCTCAAATAA
- a CDS encoding helix-turn-helix domain-containing protein produces MGSRIHRLRLEKGYSLSELADKADVAKSYLSNVERNIQSNPSIQFIEKIADALQVSIHALLYGGLAETAEPALDGEWFRLVQEAMASGISKREFKEFLDYQKWRLDQKDN; encoded by the coding sequence ATGGGAAGCCGCATCCATAGGCTCCGTCTGGAGAAGGGTTATTCTTTATCCGAGCTAGCGGATAAGGCTGACGTGGCGAAATCATACTTAAGTAATGTTGAGCGGAATATTCAATCCAACCCCTCCATTCAATTTATCGAAAAAATTGCCGATGCGCTTCAGGTATCTATTCACGCATTACTTTATGGCGGACTTGCAGAGACTGCAGAACCTGCTCTTGATGGAGAATGGTTCCGGCTGGTACAGGAAGCGATGGCCTCAGGTATAAGCAAACGTGAATTCAAGGAATTTCTCGATTACCAGAAATGGCGGCTGGATCAGAAGGATAACTGA
- a CDS encoding TasA family protein, with protein MGIKKTLGLGVASAALGLSLIGGGTFAYFSSTATSTATFAAGTLKLGSSFNTPVALTNLKPGDYTVRTFTLSNDGTLDIKLLKLATSYTVTDSKGDNAGQDLGDHFKVKLLDSTYTSGSLSGHVLSEISLKDLKNTSSYDLVAAGVLPGGIAATQSKTFKIAFEFVDNTLDQNIFQGDGLALNWTFDATQGLGEAK; from the coding sequence ATGGGTATCAAGAAAACATTGGGTCTTGGCGTAGCATCGGCAGCACTGGGGTTGTCTTTAATCGGAGGGGGCACCTTCGCTTACTTCAGTTCCACAGCAACCAGCACAGCAACCTTCGCGGCAGGCACTCTGAAGCTCGGCTCTTCCTTCAATACACCTGTTGCCCTGACCAATCTGAAACCGGGCGATTACACCGTTCGCACCTTCACATTGTCCAATGACGGCACCCTGGATATCAAACTCCTTAAGCTTGCCACCAGCTACACTGTAACTGATTCGAAGGGCGATAATGCCGGCCAGGATCTTGGAGATCACTTCAAAGTTAAACTTCTCGATAGTACTTATACCAGCGGCTCCCTTAGCGGTCATGTATTGTCCGAGATCTCCCTGAAGGATCTGAAGAACACATCCAGCTATGATCTCGTAGCGGCGGGTGTACTGCCTGGAGGTATTGCTGCTACCCAATCCAAAACCTTCAAGATTGCTTTCGAATTCGTTGACAATACACTGGATCAGAATATCTTCCAAGGTGACGGCTTAGCGCTGAACTGGACATTCGATGCTACGCAAGGTTTGGGAGAAGCCAAATAA
- a CDS encoding MDR family MFS transporter, whose protein sequence is MHTKESNLKLVVAGLLLGILMSAMDNTIVASAMGTIVSDLGGLDKIVWVTSAYMVMVMAGTPIFGKLSDMYGRKRFFIFGLIVFLIGSALCGTAASITQLSIYRAIQGVGGGALMPIAFTIVFDIFPPQKRGKLTGLFGAVFGISSVIGPLLGAYITDYVGWNWIFYINLPIGIVSFFLIMTSYKESVSHAKQRIDWGGAFTLVAGIICLMFALELGGNQYAWDSATILGLFAGFAVFLIAFIFIEQQAAEPVISFAMFRGRLFATSSLLGLFYGSAFIVATVYIPIYVQGVYGGSATNSGLILMPMMIGTVIGSQSGGLLTTKTSFRNIMLLSAVCFVAGIFSLSTLTPDTSRLLLNAFMALTGFGVGFSFSVLSMSSIHHFDMRQRGSATSTSTFLRSLGMTLGITIFGIIQRNSFTSELSTAFGDGGQASSFGDPRSALTPEARAQIPAPVLEKITNSLSTSIAHTFMWAIVPAVLAVVFVLLMPKDRLAIQPKESQPAPASGQR, encoded by the coding sequence ATGCATACTAAAGAAAGCAATCTTAAGCTCGTCGTTGCCGGACTGCTGCTCGGTATTCTCATGTCTGCCATGGATAATACGATTGTAGCCTCAGCCATGGGCACCATTGTCTCCGATCTCGGGGGACTTGATAAAATCGTCTGGGTGACCTCTGCTTATATGGTCATGGTTATGGCCGGAACCCCCATCTTCGGCAAATTGTCCGATATGTACGGGCGCAAGCGCTTCTTCATCTTCGGACTCATCGTATTTCTGATCGGCTCCGCCCTGTGCGGAACGGCTGCCAGCATCACACAGCTCAGTATTTACCGGGCGATTCAAGGGGTTGGCGGCGGTGCGCTGATGCCGATTGCCTTCACGATTGTATTTGATATTTTCCCGCCGCAAAAAAGAGGCAAGCTCACCGGATTATTCGGTGCTGTCTTCGGGATCTCCAGCGTAATCGGCCCTCTGCTTGGCGCTTATATCACCGATTACGTCGGCTGGAACTGGATTTTCTACATCAACTTGCCGATTGGTATCGTCTCGTTCTTCCTGATTATGACGTCCTACAAGGAATCCGTATCCCATGCCAAACAGCGGATTGACTGGGGCGGCGCCTTCACGCTGGTGGCAGGAATTATCTGCCTGATGTTCGCGCTTGAGCTTGGCGGCAATCAGTATGCATGGGATTCGGCAACGATTCTCGGACTGTTCGCCGGCTTCGCCGTATTCCTGATTGCCTTCATCTTCATTGAGCAGCAAGCGGCAGAGCCGGTTATCTCTTTCGCCATGTTCCGGGGGCGCCTGTTCGCAACCAGCAGTCTGCTCGGTTTGTTCTACGGTTCAGCGTTTATCGTAGCTACAGTATACATTCCGATCTATGTCCAGGGGGTATACGGCGGCTCCGCCACCAACTCCGGTCTGATCCTGATGCCGATGATGATCGGTACGGTCATCGGCAGCCAATCCGGCGGTCTGCTCACCACCAAGACGAGCTTCCGCAATATTATGCTGCTGTCTGCAGTTTGTTTCGTTGCCGGAATCTTCTCACTCAGCACACTGACACCGGATACTTCCCGTCTGCTGCTGAATGCGTTCATGGCGCTGACCGGTTTCGGGGTCGGGTTCTCCTTCTCCGTACTCAGCATGTCATCCATTCACCATTTCGATATGCGCCAGCGCGGTTCAGCTACCTCCACCAGCACCTTCCTGCGCTCGCTCGGGATGACGCTGGGGATTACAATCTTCGGTATTATCCAGCGCAACAGCTTCACTTCGGAGCTTAGCACTGCCTTCGGAGACGGCGGCCAGGCCTCTTCATTCGGTGATCCGCGTTCTGCGCTGACCCCTGAGGCCCGTGCACAGATTCCGGCACCTGTGCTGGAGAAGATTACGAATTCGCTGTCCACTTCAATCGCACATACCTTCATGTGGGCTATCGTTCCTGCGGTGCTTGCCGTTGTCTTTGTTCTGCTGATGCCCAAAGACCGTCTGGCTATTCAGCCTAAGGAATCCCAGCCTGCTCCAGCTTCCGGGCAGAGGTAA
- a CDS encoding SDR family oxidoreductase, with translation MRSSKTVLITGANKGIGFETARQLGSLGYTVLMGSRDELKGCVAAEALAQESIDARFIKLDLNDQDSIQTAAARIAEDYTRLDVLINNAGIAIDKGAAPGLLPGRDLRTTFDTNFFGTVAVIQAMLPLLLQSPAGRIVNVSSGLGSLAHNSNPDFEFAMISPLAYNSSKAALNMATILFAKQYKDSPLKINAADPGYTATDLNGFRGLRTVQQAAGIAVTLATLDENGPTGGFFDENGEVPW, from the coding sequence ATGAGATCAAGTAAAACCGTCCTAATAACAGGTGCAAACAAAGGAATTGGCTTCGAAACTGCAAGACAGCTGGGATCACTGGGATATACGGTTCTGATGGGATCACGGGATGAACTTAAGGGGTGTGTAGCCGCCGAGGCGCTCGCGCAGGAGAGTATAGATGCCCGCTTCATTAAGCTTGACCTGAACGATCAGGACAGTATCCAGACTGCTGCCGCGAGGATCGCTGAAGATTATACCCGTCTCGACGTTCTGATTAATAATGCAGGCATCGCCATCGACAAAGGTGCCGCCCCCGGCCTGCTTCCGGGCAGGGACCTAAGGACTACGTTCGATACCAACTTTTTCGGCACGGTTGCCGTCATTCAGGCCATGCTCCCTTTATTGCTGCAGTCTCCGGCTGGACGGATTGTCAATGTCTCCAGCGGGCTCGGCTCCTTAGCCCACAACAGCAACCCCGATTTCGAGTTTGCCATGATCAGCCCGCTTGCCTATAACAGCTCCAAGGCAGCGCTCAATATGGCGACAATACTTTTTGCCAAGCAATACAAGGATTCCCCGCTCAAAATCAATGCTGCCGATCCCGGCTATACCGCTACAGACCTGAATGGATTCAGAGGACTGAGAACCGTTCAGCAAGCAGCAGGCATCGCCGTCACCCTGGCTACGCTGGATGAGAACGGGCCCACAGGAGGATTCTTCGACGAGAACGGCGAAGTTCCTTGGTAA
- a CDS encoding aldo/keto reductase → MLKALPLNKRGIPASRIALGCMGLGGGWDHEPVTAENIKQGHEALDAALSIGINFFDHADIYTRGKAEKVFGQIFKERPGLREEIILQSKCGIRLMEPGDITNMFDFSKEHILASVDGTLSRLGTEYIDILLLHRPDPLMDPEEVAEALRQLKASGKVRHFGVSNMSAAQIKLLETYCDEPFIVNQLHMSLAKISWVDAVLSVNREQWKDLTFPEGTIEYCRAGNIQLQAWGPLAQGLFSGRPLEGQPENVVNTASRVRALADEKNTTPEAIVLAWLMTHPAAIQPVIGTVNPLRIAACGGADEIELSRKEWYELYVSSRGEKLP, encoded by the coding sequence TTGCTGAAAGCGTTACCACTTAACAAACGCGGCATCCCCGCCAGCCGCATTGCTCTGGGCTGTATGGGGCTTGGCGGCGGCTGGGACCATGAACCGGTTACAGCGGAGAACATTAAGCAGGGGCATGAGGCGCTGGATGCCGCGTTGTCAATCGGCATCAATTTTTTTGACCATGCGGATATCTATACCCGGGGCAAGGCGGAGAAGGTGTTCGGGCAGATCTTCAAGGAGCGTCCCGGTCTGCGTGAAGAGATCATCCTGCAGTCGAAATGCGGCATCAGGCTGATGGAGCCGGGAGACATCACCAACATGTTCGACTTCTCCAAGGAGCATATACTGGCCAGCGTAGATGGAACGCTCTCCCGGCTGGGCACAGAGTATATTGATATTCTGCTGCTGCACCGCCCCGACCCGCTGATGGACCCCGAGGAAGTTGCCGAAGCTCTGCGCCAGCTTAAGGCGTCCGGCAAGGTGCGCCACTTCGGCGTCTCCAATATGAGCGCTGCCCAGATCAAACTGCTGGAGACCTATTGTGACGAGCCTTTCATCGTCAATCAGCTGCATATGAGCCTGGCCAAGATCAGCTGGGTCGATGCCGTACTCAGCGTGAACCGGGAACAGTGGAAAGACCTCACGTTTCCTGAGGGCACAATAGAGTATTGCCGCGCGGGGAATATCCAGCTTCAGGCCTGGGGCCCGCTGGCCCAGGGGCTGTTCAGCGGCCGGCCGCTTGAAGGACAGCCGGAGAACGTAGTGAATACAGCTTCCAGAGTGCGGGCACTTGCTGATGAGAAGAATACAACACCTGAAGCCATCGTTCTGGCCTGGCTGATGACGCATCCCGCAGCCATCCAGCCTGTAATCGGCACCGTGAATCCGCTGCGCATCGCAGCCTGCGGTGGGGCCGATGAGATTGAACTCTCCCGCAAGGAATGGTACGAGCTGTATGTCAGCTCGCGCGGAGAAAAGCTGCCTTAA
- a CDS encoding anti-repressor SinI family protein translates to MDKSNQGNDELQAVDLDLEWVYLLMSAKQAGIQADEIRRFFTEKALQAM, encoded by the coding sequence TTGGATAAGTCCAACCAGGGGAATGACGAACTGCAGGCAGTTGATCTTGATTTAGAATGGGTGTATTTGCTGATGTCTGCTAAGCAGGCTGGCATCCAGGCGGATGAGATTCGCCGTTTTTTTACTGAAAAGGCACTCCAGGCGATGTAG
- the odhB gene encoding 2-oxoglutarate dehydrogenase complex dihydrolipoyllysine-residue succinyltransferase translates to MSEIKVPDLGESISEGTIYKWLVKEGDTVGQGDVLAELETDKVNLEISAEEDGVISSILRQAGENVAVGEAIGIIGSADGAAVAAGGGKPEAAGAPQGGSAANGEKPEAVSAAPVSSAPAAAEPAAAAVAAPAATEGAAAGAAALASPGARKLARERGIDLGEVSARDPIGRIGQADVNGHGAAVPEAAAPAAPAAAVRPEPVKPPAPAGKAPHAEDGKATERKRMSRRRLTIASRLVEAQQTAAMLTTFNEVDMTAILDIRKRRKDAFKEKHDVGLGFMSFFTKAVIGALKAYPLLNAEIDGEDLLLKKYYDIGIAVAAKEGLVVPVVRDADRLSFPEIERKIGELASKARANTLSLPELQGGTFTITNGGVFGSLLSTPILNTPQVGILGMHKIQLRPIALDEERTANRPMMYIALSYDHRIVDGSEAVSFLVKVKELLEDPEALLLEG, encoded by the coding sequence GTGTCCGAAATTAAAGTACCCGATCTGGGCGAATCCATTTCCGAGGGAACGATCTACAAATGGCTGGTTAAAGAGGGCGACACTGTCGGCCAAGGCGATGTGCTCGCAGAGCTTGAGACCGACAAGGTCAACCTGGAGATCAGTGCCGAGGAGGATGGTGTCATCTCCTCCATCCTGCGCCAGGCAGGCGAGAACGTTGCTGTTGGCGAAGCCATCGGCATTATCGGCAGCGCCGATGGTGCGGCAGTAGCCGCAGGCGGCGGCAAGCCGGAAGCAGCGGGCGCACCGCAGGGCGGCAGTGCCGCTAACGGCGAAAAGCCGGAAGCGGTTAGTGCTGCGCCGGTCAGCAGCGCGCCTGCAGCGGCAGAACCTGCGGCCGCTGCGGTAGCGGCCCCGGCCGCAACCGAAGGTGCGGCCGCAGGCGCTGCGGCCCTGGCTTCGCCGGGGGCGCGCAAGCTGGCCCGGGAGCGGGGCATCGACCTCGGCGAGGTCAGTGCCCGCGACCCCATCGGCCGGATCGGCCAGGCCGATGTGAACGGCCATGGCGCAGCCGTGCCGGAGGCCGCTGCGCCGGCAGCTCCGGCGGCGGCTGTGCGGCCGGAGCCGGTGAAGCCGCCCGCGCCGGCGGGCAAGGCGCCGCACGCCGAGGACGGCAAAGCGACCGAGCGCAAGCGCATGTCGCGCAGACGGCTGACGATTGCCAGCCGCCTGGTTGAAGCGCAGCAGACGGCTGCCATGCTGACCACCTTCAACGAGGTGGACATGACTGCTATTCTCGACATCCGCAAACGCCGCAAGGATGCCTTCAAAGAGAAGCATGATGTCGGACTCGGCTTCATGTCCTTCTTCACCAAAGCTGTAATTGGCGCACTCAAGGCTTATCCGCTGCTGAATGCCGAGATCGACGGCGAGGATCTCCTGCTGAAGAAGTACTATGACATCGGCATTGCCGTAGCCGCCAAAGAAGGACTGGTCGTGCCTGTCGTCCGCGATGCCGACCGGCTCAGCTTCCCGGAAATCGAGCGCAAGATCGGCGAGCTCGCCTCCAAAGCGCGCGCCAACACGCTCAGTCTGCCTGAGCTGCAGGGCGGTACCTTCACGATCACTAACGGTGGTGTATTTGGATCTCTGCTGTCTACGCCAATCCTCAATACACCGCAGGTCGGCATTCTCGGCATGCATAAGATCCAGCTTCGTCCGATCGCCTTAGATGAAGAGCGGACGGCTAACCGTCCGATGATGTACATCGCCTTGTCTTACGATCACCGGATTGTGGACGGTTCAGAAGCGGTAAGCTTCCTTGTCAAAGTCAAAGAATTGCTGGAAGACCCTGAAGCGCTGTTGTTGGAAGGGTAA